The Elaeis guineensis isolate ETL-2024a chromosome 14, EG11, whole genome shotgun sequence genome has a segment encoding these proteins:
- the LOC105057016 gene encoding calcium-transporting ATPase 4, endoplasmic reticulum-type has product MGKGGQDQGQKGGLERRTSAFPAWARSIQECEAEFGVSASEGLRSDEVLKRREIYGWNELEKHSGPSIWQLVLEQFNDTLVRILLVAAVVSFVLAWYDGEEGGELEITAFVEPLVIFLILIINAIVGVWQENNAEKALEALKEIQSEHAMVRRDGDLIPNLLAKELVPGDIVELRVGDKVPADMRILYLISSTLRVEQGSLTGESAAVNKTSRRVDSEDTDIQGKECMVFAGTTVVNGSCVCLVTQTGMNTEIGKIHSQIHEASQSEEDTPLKKKLNEFGEVLTAIIGVICLLVWLINVKYFFTWEYVDGWPRNFKFSFEKCTYYFEIAVALAVAAIPEGLPAVITTCLALGTRKMAQKNALVRKLPSVETLGCTTVICSDKTGTLTTNQMSAIKLLAMGRWTDTIRSFKVDGTTYDPHDGKIHDWPTGNMDANLQMIAKIAAVCNDASIARSGHHFVASGMPTEAALKVLVEKMGLPGGFDSSSLESTEILKCCQWWNEVAQRIATLEFDRIRKSMSVIVKSKSGSNSLLVKGAVENLLERSSYIQLLDGSVVLLDESSKGLILKALHEMSTNTLRCLGFAYKDDLSEFATYDGEDHPAHKLLLDPSNYSSIESDLIFVGLVGLRDPPRDEVHKAIEDCRAAGIRVMVITGDNKETAEAICREIGVFGSDEDLTLKSYIGKEFMSLPDKKVLLQQSGGLLFSRAEPKHKQEIVRLLKEDGEVVAMTGDGVNDAPALKMADIGIAMGIAGTEVAKEASDMVLADDNFRTIVAAIGEGRSIYNNMKAFIRYMISSNIGEVASIFLTAALGIPEGLIPVQLLWVNLVTDGPPATALGFNPPDKVIMKKPPRRSDDSLINAWILFRYMVIGLYVGLATVGVFIIWYTHGSFMGIDLSGDGHTLVTYSQLSNWGQCSSWEGFKVNPFTAGARRFVFDTDPCEYFQAGKVKAMTLSLSVLVAIEMFNSLNALSEDGSLLSMPPWVNPWLLLAMSVSFGLHFLILYVPFLAQVFGIVPLSFNEWLLVLAVAFPVILIDEVLKFVGRCASSVGAKRRSEKHKYE; this is encoded by the exons ATGGGAAAAGGAGGGCAGGATCAAGGGCAGAAGGGCGGATTAGAGCGCCGGACATCCGCCTTCCCGGCCTGGGCCAGAAGCATTCAGGAGTGCGAGGCCGAATTCGGGGTCTCCGCCAGCGAAGGCCTCCGATCCGATGAGGTCTTGAAGCGCCGCGAGATCTATGGCTGGAACGAGCTCGAGAAGCACTCCGGGCCCTCGATCTGGCAGCTGGTTCTTGAACAGTTCAATGACACCCTTGTTCGGATCCTCCTCGTGGCCGCCGTGGTCTCGTTCGTCCTCGCTTGGTATGATGGGGAGGAGGGGGGTGAGTTGGAGATCACCGCCTTTGTGGAACCCTTGGTGATCTTTCTTATACTCATTATCAATGCCATCGTTGGAGTTTGGCAAGAGAATAATGCCGAGAAGGCCCTCGAAGCCCTGAAAGAAATCCAATCCGAACATGCTATGGTTAGGAGGGACGGGGACTTGATTCCTAATTTGCTTGCAAAAGAGCTTGTTCCGGGTGATATTGTGGAGCTGAGGGTTGGGGATAAGGTCCCAGCCGATATGAGGATTCTGTATCTGATAAGCTCCACTCTTAGGGTAGAGCAAGGGTCTCTGACAGGAGAGAGTGCGGCGGTGAATAAAACCAGTCGCCGTGTTGATTCAGAGGACACAGATATCCAAGGGAAAGAGTGCATGGTCTTTGCAGGTACCACTGTGGTCAATGGGAGCTGTGTCTGCTTGGTAACCCAGACTGGCATGAACACAGAAATAGGTAAGATTCATTCCCAGATCCATGAAGCTTCCCAGAGTGAAGAGGATACACCATTGAAGAAGAAATTGAATGAATTTGGTGAGGTTCTCACAGCTATAATTGGTGTAATTTGTCTTCTGGTTTGGCTCATCAATGTCAAGTACTTTTTCACTTGGGAATATGTTGATGGCTGGCCGAGGAATTTCAAGTTCTCTTTTGAGAAGTGCACATACTACTTTGAGATTGCTGTGGCTTTAGCTGTTGCTGCGATTCCTGAGGGTTTACCGGCAGTCATTACTACTTGCCTGGCACTAGGCACACGGAAGATGGCACAGAAGAATGCGCTGGTTCGGAAGCTGCCTAGTGTCGAGACTTTGGGATGCACCACTGTCATCTGTTCTGATAAAACTGGTACGCTGACAACCAATCAAATGTCAGCAATAAAGCTTCTGGCCATGGGGCGATGGACAGATACTATTCGAAGCTTTAAAGTGGATGGTACGACATATGATCCTCATGATGGGAAGATCCATGACTGGCCAACTGGTAACATGGATGCAAATCTTCAAATGATTGCTAAAATAGCTGCTGTTTGCAATGATGCAAGTATTGCACGCTCAGGACATCACTTTGTCGCAAGTGGAATGCCAACAGAGGCAGCTTTGAAG GTTCTGGTTGAGAAAATGGGACTTCCTGGAGGGTTTGATTCTTCATCTTTAGAGTCCACTGAGATATTAA AATGCTGTCAATGGTGGAATGAGGTTGCACAAAGAATTGCAACTCTTGAGTTTGACCGCATTCGAAAATCAATGAGCGTTATTGTGAAGTCTAAATCAGGAAGCAATTCCTTGCTTGTGAAG GGAGCTGTGGAAAATCTACTGGAGAGGAGTTCCTACATTCAGTTGCTCGATGGCTCGGTTGTTCTGTTGGATGAAAGTTCAAAAGGTCTTATTTTGAAAGCCCTTCATGAAATGTCAACCAATACTTTGCGCTGTTTGGGTTTTGCATACAAGGATGATCTATCAGAATTTGCAACCTATGATGGTGAAGACCATCCAGCTCACAAGCTTCTACTTGACCCATCTAACTACTCTTCAATTGAAAGTGATCTCATTTTTGTTGGCCTGGTTGGGCTGAGG GATCCTCCACGAGACGAGGTCCACAAAGCAATTGAGGACTGTAGAGCAGCTGGCATTCGAGTCATGGTGATTACAGGAGATAACAAAGAAACAGCAGAAGCAATTTGCCGTGAAATAGGTGTCTTTGGATCTGATGAAGACTTAACTTTGAAAAGTTACATAGGGAAAGAATTTATGTCTCTCCCTGATAAAAAAGTCCTTCTACAGCAAAGTGGTGGTCTTCTCTTCTCAAGGGCCGAACCAAAGCATAAACAAGAGATTGTCAGATTGCTGAAAGAAGATGGTGAGGTGGTCGCAATGACAGGTGATGGGGTGAATGATGCCCCTGCTCTGAAAATGGCGGATATTGGTATTGCAATGGGCATTGCTGGAACTGAG GTTGCCAAGGAAGCTTCAGACATGGTGTTAGCAGATGATAATTTCAGAACAATTGTTGCTGCTATTGGTGAAGGAAGATCAATTTACAACAACATGAAGGCTTTTATAAG ATACATGATCTCCTCGAATATTGGTGAAGTTGCCTCTATTTTTCTAACAGCAGCTTTAGGTATTCCCGAAGGGCTTATACCAGTTCAGCTTTTATGGGTCAATCTTGTCACAGATGGCCCTCCTGCAACAGCTTTGGGATTTAATCCACCAGATAAAGTTATTATGAAGAAACCTCCTCGAAGGAGCGATGACTCATTGATCAATGCATGGATTCTATTCCGATATATG GTTATTGGGCTTTATGTGGGGCTTGCGACTGTTGGTGTTTTCATCATAtggtatacacatggttcattcaTGGGAATTGACTTGAGTGGTGATGGGCATACTCTTGTCACGTATTCTCAGCTCTCCAACTGGGGCCAATGCTCCTCGTGGGAGGGCTTCAAGGTCAACCCGTTCACTGCTGGAGCACGTCGTTTTGTCTTTGACACTGACCCCTGTGAGTATTTCCAGGCTGGTAAAGTGAAGGCAATGACCCTCTCTCTTTCTGTGCTGGTGGCTATTGAGATGTTCAATTCACTGAATGCTCTCTCTGAAGATGGGAGCCTCCTGAGCATGCCTCCTTGGGTGAACCCATGGCTTCTTTTGGCCATGTCTGTCTCATTTGGGCtgcacttcttgattttatatgtaCCATTCCTTGCTCAGGTGTTTGGAATTGTACCTCTCAGTTTCAATGAATGGCTTTTGGTGTTGGCGGTTGCTTTCCCAGTAATCCTTATTGATGAGGTTCTTAAGTTTGTTGGGCGGTGTGCAAGCTCTGTGGGTGCCAAAAGACGGTCTGAGAAGCACAAGTATGAGTAG
- the LOC105057015 gene encoding LOW QUALITY PROTEIN: receptor-like protein kinase HERK 1 (The sequence of the model RefSeq protein was modified relative to this genomic sequence to represent the inferred CDS: inserted 1 base in 1 codon), whose product MSVLRAFGAFTPEDNYLIDCGSQENTTIGTRIFVADTFVSSTITPPGSILANTSSNSVSSFDSSALYQTARIFTGSSSYSFSIQKHGRHFIRLYFFPFMFQSYNLSAANFTVSTDDVVLLHNFRPQGNSSPVFREYSVNINRDKLILSFAPSGNPALAFINAIEVVSVPDYLINDTALIVNPFEQYQGLSEQALETVYRINMGGPNVSSENDTLWRTWVNDQSFQLYKNVAKAVSYSGTINYLPGGATQETAPNIVYSTAIELAETNTSNALFNMTWQFNVDANSGYFIRLHFCDIVSKALGNLYFDVYINGWSVASNLDLSELTSQTLAAPVYMDFVLAASDASSKLRISIGPSTLPNVWPDGILNGLEIMKMNFSTGSVIVIAPPGSKKNFGVILGSVLGAIAVAIAAFVLLVVLRRRKMARKPHSKTWMPFSVNGLTSHSTGSKTSNGTAATSAQNASLSFRFSLAVLQEATNNFDDNWVIGVGGFGKVYKGVLKDETEVAVKRGNPRSQQGLNEFQTEIELLSCLRHRHLVSLIGYCDEWNEMILVYEYMEKGTLKGHLYGSDLPSLSWKQRLEICIGAARGLHYLHTGFAKAIIHRDVKSANILLDENLMAKVADFGLSKTGPDLDQTHVSTAVKGSFGYLDPEYFRRQQLTEKSDVYSFGVVLLEVLCARPVIDPTLPREMVNLAEWAMKWQKRGELKQIVDTRIAGTVRSDSLRKFGETVEKCLADYGVERPTMGDVLWNLEYVLHLQEEDLGXSEVNSINRIAELSSRFQNTGNLEGATVEEVSTSSSNNLSNDSMNRVFSQLIKAEGR is encoded by the exons ATGTCTGTTCTACGTGCTTTTGGAGCATTTACCCCCGAAGACAACTACTTGATTGACTGTGGTTCGCAAGAGAACACGACCATTGGCACTAGAATTTTCGTCGCTGATACCTTCGTTTCTTCTACCATAACGCCTCCTGGTAGCATCTTGGCCAATACCTCATCCAACTCGGTCTCATCTTTTGACAGCTCGGCGCTTTATCAGACTGCACGGATCTTCACCGGATCCTCCTCCTACTCTTTCTCGATCCAGAAGCATGGCAGGCACTTCATCCGCCTCTACTTCTTCCCATTTATGTTCCAAAGCTACAATCTCAGTGCTGCAAACTTCACAGTTTCGACTGATGATGTTGTCCTCCTCCATAATTTCCGACCGCAGGGGAATTCTTCTCCAGTTTTCAGGGAATATTCGGTGAACATAAATCGTGACAAACTCATCCTTTCGTTTGCACCCTCAGGAAACCCAGCCCTTGCATTCATAAACGCTATAGAAGTTGTTTCAGTTCCTGATTATCTCATAAATGATACTGCCTTGATTGTTAATCCTTTCGAGCAATATCAAGGCTTGTCAGAGCAGGCGTTGGAGACTGTTTATAGGATCAATATGGGCGGCCCCAATGTTTCCTCAGAAAATGATACTCTGTGGAGAACTTGGGTTAATGATCAAAGCTTCCAACTTTATAAGAATGTTGCCAAAGCAGTTTCTTACTCTGGAACGATTAATTATCTGCCAGGAGGAGCCACTCAAGAGACTGCCCCAAATATTGTCTATAGCACAGCGATAGAGTTGGCAGAAACAAATACTTCTAACGCACTTTTTAACATGACATGGCAGTTCAACGTTGATGCAAATTCTGGTTATTTTATACGGCTTCATTTCTGTGATATAGTTAGCAAGGCACTTGGGAATCTCTACTTTGATGTTTACATAAATGGCTGGTCAGTGGCTTCCAATCTTGATCTGAGCGAACTGACATCGCAAACTTTGGCTGCACCTGTTTATATGGATTTTGTTTTGGCAGCTAGTGATGCATCCAGTAAGCTTCGTATTAGTATCGGCCCTTCAACCTTGCCTAATGTTTGGCCTGATGGCATTCTGAATGGGCTTGAGATCATGAAAATGAATTTTTCCACTGGTTCCGTTATTGTTATTGCACCACCTGgttcaaagaaaaattttggtgTGATATTGGGCTCAGTCCTCGGAGCAATTGCTGTGGCAATTGCTGCTTTTGTTCTCTTGGTGGTGCTTCGGAGGAGGAAAATGGCAAGGAAGCCTCATTCAAAGACTTGGATGCCTTTCTCTGTCAATGGACTGACTTCACACAGCACAGGGAGTAAAACTTCTAATGGCACCGCTGCTACATCTGCACAAAATGCAAGCCTTAGTTTCCGGTTCTCCTTAGCTGTGTTGCAGGAAGCAACAAACAACTTTGATGACAATTGGGTGATTGGAGTAGGAGGTTTTGGGAAGGTCTACAAGGGAGTGCTGAAAGATGAGACCGAGGTTGCAGTTAAGAGGGGTAATCCAAGATCCCAACAAGGCCTCAATGAGTTCCAGACAGAAATTGAGCTGCTATCATGTCTGCGCCACCGTCATCTGGTTTCTCTTATTGGGTACTGTGATGAGTGGAATGAGATGATTCTTGTTTATGAGTACATGGAGAAAGGGACTCTCAAAGGCCATCTCTATGGCTCTGACCTTCCTAGTCTTAGTTGGAAACAGAGGCTGGAAATTTGCATCGGAGCAGCCAGAGGACTTCACTACCTTCACACTGGTTTTGCCAAGGCTATCATCCACCGTGATGTTAAATCCGCAAATATTCTACTTGACGAGAATCTCATGGCCAAGGTTGCAGACTTTGGGCTCTCAAAGACCGGACCAGATTTGGACCAGACCCATGTTAGTACTGCAGTAAAAGGGAGCTTTGGTTATCTTGATCCAGAGTATTTCCGCAGGCAACAGCTGACAGAGAAGTCAGATGTGTATTCATTTGGAGTCGTTCTGCTTGAAGTGCTTTGTGCAAGACCGGTCATCGATCCCACCCTTCCAAGAGAGATGGTGAACTTAGCAGAGTGGGCCATGAAATGGCAGAAGAGAGGAGAGTTGAAGCAGATTGTGGATACTCGGATTGCAGGAACAGTTAGGTCTGATTCTCTGAGGAAGTTTGGTGAGACTGTCGAGAAATGCCTGGCAGATTATGGTGTGGAGAGGCCCACAATGGGAGATGTGCTGTGGAATTTGGAATATGTGCTGCATCTCCAAGAGGAAGATTTGG TCTCTGAGGTTAATAGCATCAATCGGATTGCTGAACTTTCTTCACGGTTTCAGAACACTGGGAACCTTGAGGGTGCAACTGTTGAGGAAGTTAGTACCTCAAGTTCCAACAATCTTTCTAACGACTCTATGAATAGAGTTTTCTCGCAGTTGATCAAGGCTGAAGGTAGATAA